Proteins from one Flammeovirgaceae bacterium genomic window:
- a CDS encoding aminotransferase class III-fold pyridoxal phosphate-dependent enzyme: MNFLPAEIEGIIARTYHLEGEAKPLPGEVDLNFLFTAQDHRKYLFKVAKEGTERAHLEFQNAMMRHLRAKNLGLDISQVVPSTSKGPILTLTGKKGEKRLARLLTWVEGRPFATVNPHSAQLLHDLGTLCGRLSAALKDFDHPAAHRFIKWDIAQVEWIKPYLGTMEDTGKNALLDYHYDLYESVVKPMAGALPRSVIYNDANDYNVLVGPGKANPTVPGVIDFGDAVHSYTINELAIALAYALMHKPDPMQAAYPIVQGYHKVFPIKEEELKALFALVNARLLISVVCSHQNREENPGNAYLQISDQAAWELMEKLREVPPTFAYYVFRHACGMEPCPARSVFNDWAVRQAGHIKPIVNKPLNDAHWLDLGMGSLELGNQSNVLDGALLSSRIETAIRESGKGAGLGKYNEARPFYTSPAFETESNDGPAWRTVHLGLDVFLPEGETVHAPLAGTVHNLADNKGERNYGPTVIIRHDVLPGLTFYTLYGHLDGLTLGKWKPGDTIKGGEQIGAIGAMHENGGWPPHLHFQIMLDILGKNGDYPGVAAPTLVEVWKSICPDPALLIKGSLPAVQQPPESPGLLAFREGHLGKNLSLSYRQPLMVQRGYMQYLYEADGRKYLDTVNNVAHVGHEHPRIVRAGQDQMAVLNTNTRYLHKNIVAFAEKLLATLPGPLSVAYVVNSGSEANELALRMAKAYTRQKDMVVVAVGYHGNTNACVDISSYKFDRKGGTGAPGHVHVVPIPDTYRGIYQEKEGSGKRYASHVKEAIEKVRSQGKGVAGFICESILSCGGQIVLPGGYLKEAYQHIRTAGGVCIADEVQTGCGRAGDYFWAFESQGVVPDIVTIGKPIGNGHPLGVVVATRKLADAFANGMEYFNTFGGNPVSCAIGLEVLNVIEGEGLVHNAQSIGQYLTEGLRQLKSNHHIIGDIRGMGLFLGIELVKNDQLEPATGQAAYLANRMRELGILMSTDGPYENVLKIKPPMVFDKNDSDFLLSTLGRVLKEDFMQA, encoded by the coding sequence ATGAATTTCCTACCAGCAGAAATAGAAGGAATCATCGCCAGGACCTATCACCTGGAGGGAGAGGCCAAGCCCCTCCCGGGCGAAGTGGACTTAAATTTTTTGTTCACGGCACAGGACCATAGGAAGTACCTTTTCAAAGTGGCCAAAGAGGGTACGGAAAGGGCACACCTGGAATTTCAAAACGCAATGATGCGCCATTTAAGGGCCAAAAATTTGGGGCTCGATATCTCCCAGGTGGTCCCGTCCACCAGCAAAGGACCTATCCTCACCCTCACCGGCAAAAAAGGCGAAAAACGACTGGCCCGGCTGCTCACCTGGGTGGAAGGAAGACCGTTTGCCACCGTAAACCCCCATTCCGCGCAGTTGCTCCATGACCTTGGTACCCTTTGTGGGCGCCTGAGCGCGGCCCTCAAGGATTTTGACCACCCGGCAGCCCACCGTTTTATCAAGTGGGACATCGCGCAGGTGGAGTGGATAAAACCATACCTGGGCACCATGGAAGATACCGGAAAAAATGCCCTGTTGGATTATCATTATGACTTGTACGAATCAGTCGTGAAGCCCATGGCCGGGGCCCTCCCGCGGAGCGTCATTTACAATGATGCCAACGACTACAATGTATTGGTGGGCCCCGGCAAGGCAAATCCTACCGTGCCGGGTGTTATCGACTTCGGGGATGCCGTCCATTCCTATACCATAAATGAATTGGCCATAGCCCTGGCCTATGCCTTAATGCACAAGCCCGACCCTATGCAGGCGGCCTACCCCATCGTGCAAGGCTATCATAAGGTTTTTCCTATAAAGGAGGAAGAATTGAAGGCGCTATTCGCCCTTGTCAATGCCCGACTGCTCATCAGTGTGGTTTGCTCCCATCAAAACCGTGAGGAAAACCCGGGCAATGCCTACCTGCAAATAAGTGACCAGGCCGCGTGGGAATTGATGGAAAAGCTTCGGGAGGTGCCCCCCACTTTTGCCTACTATGTTTTCCGCCACGCCTGCGGAATGGAACCCTGTCCTGCCCGTTCCGTTTTCAATGATTGGGCCGTCCGCCAGGCAGGCCATATCAAACCCATCGTGAACAAGCCCCTGAATGACGCCCACTGGCTTGACCTGGGAATGGGGAGCCTGGAATTGGGCAACCAGTCGAATGTCCTGGACGGTGCATTGTTAAGCTCACGGATTGAAACCGCCATCCGTGAAAGTGGAAAGGGTGCCGGCCTGGGGAAGTACAATGAGGCAAGGCCCTTTTATACCTCGCCTGCTTTTGAAACGGAAAGCAATGACGGACCGGCCTGGAGGACGGTGCACCTGGGGCTGGATGTGTTTTTGCCCGAAGGGGAAACGGTGCATGCACCTTTGGCAGGAACGGTCCATAACCTTGCCGACAATAAAGGCGAACGAAATTATGGCCCTACCGTTATCATTCGGCATGATGTTTTACCTGGGTTAACTTTCTATACCCTTTACGGGCACCTTGATGGCCTTACGTTGGGCAAATGGAAGCCGGGGGACACCATTAAAGGCGGGGAGCAGATTGGCGCCATCGGGGCGATGCACGAAAATGGTGGGTGGCCTCCCCATCTCCATTTTCAAATCATGTTGGACATACTGGGGAAAAACGGTGATTACCCGGGAGTGGCCGCCCCTACGCTGGTTGAGGTATGGAAAAGCATTTGCCCGGACCCGGCCTTGCTCATAAAGGGTTCGCTGCCTGCTGTTCAACAGCCCCCAGAAAGCCCAGGGCTTCTCGCTTTTCGCGAAGGGCACCTTGGGAAAAACCTCAGCCTCTCCTATCGCCAACCTTTGATGGTGCAGCGCGGTTACATGCAATACCTGTACGAAGCCGATGGAAGAAAATACCTGGACACGGTGAACAACGTGGCACATGTGGGCCACGAGCACCCTCGCATAGTCAGGGCCGGCCAGGACCAAATGGCGGTGTTGAACACCAACACCCGTTACCTGCATAAAAATATCGTAGCGTTTGCGGAAAAGCTTTTGGCCACCCTGCCCGGGCCCCTTAGTGTTGCCTATGTGGTCAACTCGGGAAGCGAAGCCAATGAGCTGGCACTGCGCATGGCCAAGGCCTACACACGGCAGAAGGACATGGTGGTGGTGGCGGTAGGCTACCACGGCAATACCAACGCCTGCGTGGACATCAGCTCGTACAAATTCGACAGGAAGGGCGGCACCGGTGCCCCGGGGCATGTTCATGTAGTGCCCATTCCAGATACTTACCGTGGGATTTACCAGGAAAAGGAAGGAAGCGGAAAACGGTATGCCTCCCATGTAAAGGAGGCCATAGAAAAGGTGCGGTCGCAGGGAAAAGGGGTGGCCGGGTTCATTTGCGAATCCATACTGAGCTGCGGTGGGCAAATTGTATTGCCGGGAGGGTACCTGAAAGAAGCATACCAGCACATAAGAACTGCCGGGGGCGTATGCATAGCCGATGAGGTGCAGACCGGATGTGGGCGTGCAGGCGACTATTTCTGGGCTTTTGAAAGCCAGGGGGTAGTACCTGACATCGTTACCATTGGCAAACCCATTGGCAACGGCCATCCGCTGGGCGTGGTGGTGGCCACCCGAAAACTGGCCGATGCCTTTGCCAATGGCATGGAGTACTTCAATACCTTCGGGGGCAACCCGGTGTCGTGCGCCATTGGGTTGGAGGTGCTCAACGTCATTGAGGGTGAGGGGCTGGTGCACAATGCCCAATCCATAGGGCAATACCTGACGGAGGGGCTCCGGCAATTGAAAAGCAACCACCACATTATAGGTGACATTCGCGGGATGGGCTTGTTTTTGGGTATTGAATTGGTGAAAAACGACCAGCTTGAGCCGGCCACGGGGCAGGCTGCCTACCTGGCCAACAGGATGCGGGAACTGGGCATTTTGATGAGCACCGATGGCCCTTACGAAAACGTGTTAAAGATCAAGCCCCCAATGGTGTTCGACAAAAACGATTCCGACTTTCTCCTTTCCACGCTGGGCCGCGTACTGAAAGAAGATTTCATGCAAGCCTGA
- a CDS encoding gamma-glutamyltransferase: MKRTVLFIAICAALLSGCSTGPGNVPGVVASATPEATQAGLEVLENGGNAMDAAVAVAFSLAVTEPAMTGLGAGIQILVGIPGEKPFMINGTTYSPASTPTTATREDIQFHRRSTVPSFVKTLDFAFKTYGSGPYSWQQAMQPAIRQAKSGFRMGRFRARVYQQYEKKILDSPYGMQHFLVDGKIPEEGEVLVQPVLAKTLQRLARVGADDFYHGEIATTIAQDMKDNGGWISLKDLNDFPTPTVVPALESSYRRYQVFTSTPPCGGWVVLLALNLMEELDGSMDRDQRLMEALALAHAERQAHPIQNMVDYKSEVSERISKEKASGLIRSSAFGPDAEPAVGTGETTHFSVVDKDGMVVTVTTSINAYFGSRAASPGLGFIYNSYMEDFVYNDSAHPFAVGPGKMAYSSMSPTIVRDKNGENVMATGSPGSARIISAVAQTIQYWIDVKKDIVEAVRVPRVHVTGNKAYMEKPDSTLFPWLTAHGLKFAEVDNGLDIDGLNSYFGGVHAVAFENGQWHGVADPRRDGVAASTR, from the coding sequence TCGGCCACGCCAGAAGCCACCCAGGCCGGATTGGAGGTACTGGAAAATGGTGGCAACGCGATGGACGCGGCCGTGGCGGTTGCCTTTTCACTTGCCGTGACGGAGCCTGCAATGACCGGGCTGGGGGCAGGCATCCAAATACTGGTGGGCATCCCTGGCGAAAAGCCTTTTATGATAAATGGCACTACCTATTCGCCTGCCTCCACTCCCACGACCGCCACCAGGGAGGATATCCAATTCCATCGAAGGTCAACGGTTCCGTCTTTTGTCAAAACCCTGGACTTTGCCTTTAAAACCTATGGCAGTGGCCCCTATTCATGGCAACAGGCAATGCAACCTGCCATCCGTCAGGCCAAAAGCGGTTTTAGGATGGGGAGGTTTCGCGCCAGGGTATACCAACAATATGAAAAGAAAATATTGGACTCGCCCTACGGCATGCAACACTTTTTGGTGGATGGAAAAATACCTGAAGAAGGGGAGGTACTGGTGCAGCCAGTGCTGGCAAAAACCCTACAACGACTGGCGCGTGTTGGCGCGGACGATTTTTACCACGGAGAGATAGCCACTACTATTGCCCAGGACATGAAGGACAACGGAGGGTGGATATCATTAAAGGACTTGAACGATTTTCCAACCCCTACCGTGGTGCCTGCTTTGGAATCCAGCTACAGGAGGTACCAGGTTTTTACCAGCACCCCGCCATGTGGGGGTTGGGTGGTGTTGCTGGCGCTGAACCTGATGGAGGAACTGGACGGAAGCATGGACAGGGACCAGCGGTTGATGGAAGCCTTGGCATTGGCACATGCCGAAAGGCAAGCCCACCCCATCCAAAACATGGTTGATTACAAAAGTGAGGTGTCGGAACGGATTTCGAAGGAAAAGGCAAGTGGGTTAATCCGGTCTTCGGCCTTTGGCCCCGATGCGGAACCTGCAGTAGGCACCGGGGAGACCACGCATTTTTCCGTAGTGGACAAAGACGGCATGGTGGTAACCGTTACTACCAGTATCAACGCTTACTTTGGCTCCCGAGCCGCCTCGCCAGGGCTTGGCTTTATCTACAACAGCTATATGGAAGATTTTGTGTACAACGACAGTGCCCATCCATTTGCCGTGGGGCCCGGAAAAATGGCCTATTCCTCCATGAGCCCAACCATCGTAAGGGACAAAAATGGGGAAAACGTGATGGCCACAGGAAGCCCCGGTAGCGCCCGCATAATATCCGCGGTAGCGCAAACCATTCAATATTGGATTGATGTAAAGAAAGATATTGTGGAGGCCGTTCGTGTGCCCCGCGTGCACGTTACGGGCAACAAAGCCTATATGGAAAAGCCGGACAGTACCTTATTCCCCTGGCTCACCGCGCACGGTTTAAAATTTGCGGAGGTTGACAACGGCCTGGATATTGATGGTTTGAATTCCTATTTCGGTGGCGTCCATGCGGTTGCTTTTGAAAATGGCCAATGGCACGGTGTGGCAGACCCGAGAAGGGATGGCGTGGCGGCCAGTACGAGGTAG